The Corallococcus soli genome has a window encoding:
- a CDS encoding non-ribosomal peptide synthetase has product MSELSKKLAGLSPEKRELILRKLRQQNALATPEAVARPTAIPRASRDQPLPLSFPQRRLWFLDQFEPGTPAYNIPEFARLLGPLQPEVLERALNEVIRRHEGLRTVFVSEGGEPRQSVLPRLSVPLPVVDLSPLPEAARGERCQALALQVAGASFDLARGPLLQTTLVRLAPEEHVLLLVVHHIVSDGWSTGILVRELATLYEAFSRRQPSPLPELPLQYADFAVWQREHLRGDVLASQVGYWRKQLEGSDSALMLPTDRPRPRVRTHAGGKQALRVDAAVTRQLRALAGQEKASLFMVMLASLQALLFRYTREPRISVGTYIANRNRTEVEPLIGFFLNTLVMRTDLSGDPTFRELLRRVVDVTLGAYAHQDVPFEKLLEELTPTRDTSFSPFFQTMLVLQNTPDASTGPSTLRLEPFSVAGEPHAQFDLTLWLVEEAEGLEGIWEYNRDLFDASTVERMVAHFQTLLAGIAAQPEQRLRKLPLLPETERSRLLREWNQTERAFPANVCLHHLIEGHARRTPDAIAVVDPTRRLTYGELDRQANQLAHHLRTLGVGPGRLTGIFLEKSVEVVVAVLAVLKAGGAYVPLDPSYPQDRTALMLSDSRPQVLVTRDTLRAALPAMLPPMVCVDSDAGAISAHPVTAPTQAVEPEQLAYVVYTSGSTGRPKGVMVTHRSLANAYFAWEDAYRLPTLRAHLQMASFSFDVFSGDFTRALGSGATLVLCPRDWLLEPEKLHALMLREQVDCGEFVPAVVRLLMGHLEDTGQRLDAMRLVIVGSDTWDMREYHQLRALCGPQTRLVSSYGLSEATIDSTFFENATPTPSEQIVPIGRPFANSRMYLLDAQMQPLPIGVPGELYVGGDGLAQGYWGQAGLTAERFIPSPFDTTPGARLYRTGDMARYAADGTIGFIGRNDSQVKIRGHRIELDEIKAKLLEHASVQAIELLVHEEDGNRQLVAYLTLTSPGAVGAEELRQHLKQHLPPYMVPSAFILLEAFPLTPNGKVDRKALPTPKGLQREQQDDFVAPRDDVERQLAAVFEELLSMRPIGVHDSFFDLGGHSLLAVRLTVRIREQLGRPLPLATLFQGPTIEQLARALQDDAAARPWSPLVQLQAGEGQPPLFCVPGAGGNTLYLRDLAKRLGPTRAVYGLQARGLDGLTPAHQSVEEMAECYVEALRQVQAHGPYFLLGHSFGSWIAFEMAQRLRKQGEAVAFLGILNTTIPLEPAAHTEAPDFDDADWMASVASTAGRLYGADLALSAEVLRPLAPEERRAELTRRLVATGLLPPGTSSQHVHGLIEVYKTAYRINYLPGDTVPVPITLFQAHERHEDDGIVPADFAGDATWGWQRYADGAVPVEQVPGDHMTMMVAPHVEPLARKLREYLDRSRGEVTR; this is encoded by the coding sequence ATGAGTGAGCTGTCGAAGAAGCTGGCGGGGCTCTCTCCCGAGAAGCGCGAGCTCATCCTGCGCAAGCTGCGCCAGCAGAACGCGCTCGCGACGCCCGAGGCGGTGGCGCGCCCCACCGCCATCCCCAGGGCCTCCCGTGACCAGCCGCTGCCCCTCTCCTTCCCGCAGCGCCGCCTCTGGTTCCTGGATCAGTTCGAGCCCGGCACGCCCGCCTACAACATCCCGGAGTTCGCCCGGCTGCTCGGCCCGCTCCAGCCGGAGGTGCTGGAGCGCGCCCTCAACGAAGTCATCCGGCGCCACGAAGGCCTGCGCACCGTCTTCGTCTCCGAAGGCGGCGAGCCGCGCCAGTCCGTCCTCCCCCGGCTGAGCGTCCCGCTGCCCGTGGTGGACCTGTCCCCCCTGCCCGAGGCTGCGCGAGGTGAGCGGTGTCAGGCCCTGGCGCTCCAGGTGGCGGGCGCGTCCTTCGACCTGGCCCGGGGGCCGCTGCTCCAGACCACGCTGGTGCGACTGGCGCCGGAGGAGCACGTCCTGTTGCTCGTGGTGCACCACATCGTGTCCGACGGCTGGTCCACGGGCATCCTCGTCCGGGAGCTGGCCACGCTCTACGAGGCCTTCAGCCGGCGGCAGCCCTCTCCGCTCCCGGAGCTTCCGCTGCAATACGCCGACTTCGCGGTGTGGCAGCGCGAGCACCTGCGAGGGGACGTGCTCGCGTCGCAGGTCGGCTACTGGCGCAAGCAGTTGGAGGGCAGCGACAGCGCGCTGATGCTGCCCACGGACCGGCCGCGCCCCCGGGTCCGCACGCACGCCGGTGGCAAGCAGGCCCTCCGCGTGGACGCGGCGGTGACGCGGCAGCTCCGGGCGCTCGCGGGCCAGGAGAAGGCCTCCCTCTTCATGGTGATGCTGGCGTCGCTCCAGGCCCTGCTCTTCCGCTACACGCGCGAGCCCCGCATCAGCGTGGGCACGTACATCGCGAACCGGAACCGCACGGAGGTGGAGCCGCTCATCGGCTTCTTCCTCAACACGCTGGTCATGCGCACGGACCTGTCCGGCGACCCGACCTTCCGCGAGCTGCTTCGCCGCGTGGTGGACGTGACGCTGGGCGCCTATGCGCACCAGGACGTGCCGTTCGAGAAGCTGCTGGAGGAGCTGACGCCCACGCGAGACACCAGCTTCTCCCCCTTCTTCCAGACGATGCTCGTCCTGCAGAACACCCCCGACGCATCGACGGGACCGAGCACGCTGCGCCTGGAGCCCTTCTCCGTCGCGGGCGAACCCCATGCCCAGTTCGACCTCACCCTCTGGCTGGTGGAGGAGGCCGAAGGACTGGAGGGCATCTGGGAGTACAACCGCGACCTCTTCGACGCCTCCACCGTCGAGCGCATGGTGGCCCACTTCCAGACGCTGCTCGCCGGCATCGCCGCGCAGCCGGAACAGCGCCTGCGCAAGCTGCCCCTGCTCCCGGAGACGGAGCGCAGCCGGCTGCTGCGCGAGTGGAACCAGACGGAGCGCGCGTTCCCCGCCAACGTCTGCCTGCACCACCTCATCGAAGGGCACGCGCGGCGCACCCCCGACGCCATCGCCGTCGTGGATCCGACGCGGCGCCTGACCTACGGCGAACTCGACCGTCAGGCGAACCAGCTCGCGCACCACCTGCGCACGCTCGGCGTCGGGCCGGGGCGGCTCACGGGCATCTTCCTGGAGAAGTCCGTGGAGGTGGTGGTCGCGGTGCTCGCCGTGCTCAAGGCCGGCGGCGCCTACGTACCGTTGGATCCGTCGTACCCGCAGGACCGCACGGCGCTGATGCTCTCGGACAGCCGCCCCCAGGTGCTGGTGACGCGCGACACGCTGCGCGCCGCCCTGCCCGCCATGCTGCCGCCCATGGTGTGCGTGGACTCCGACGCGGGCGCCATCTCCGCCCACCCCGTCACGGCACCCACGCAGGCCGTGGAGCCGGAGCAACTGGCCTACGTCGTCTACACGTCGGGCTCCACCGGACGGCCCAAGGGCGTCATGGTGACGCACCGGAGCCTCGCCAACGCGTACTTCGCCTGGGAGGACGCCTACCGGCTGCCCACGCTGCGCGCGCACCTCCAGATGGCCAGCTTCTCCTTCGACGTCTTCTCCGGCGACTTCACGCGCGCCCTGGGTTCGGGCGCGACGCTGGTGCTCTGCCCCCGCGACTGGCTGCTCGAACCGGAGAAGCTGCATGCCCTGATGCTGCGCGAACAGGTGGATTGCGGTGAGTTCGTGCCCGCCGTGGTCCGTCTGCTGATGGGCCACCTGGAAGACACGGGCCAGCGCCTGGACGCCATGCGCCTGGTCATCGTCGGCTCCGACACCTGGGACATGCGCGAGTACCACCAGCTCCGCGCCCTGTGCGGCCCCCAGACGCGGCTGGTGAGCTCCTACGGGCTCAGCGAGGCGACCATCGACAGCACGTTCTTCGAGAACGCCACGCCGACGCCGAGCGAGCAGATCGTCCCCATTGGCCGCCCCTTCGCCAACAGCCGGATGTACCTGCTGGACGCCCAGATGCAGCCACTGCCCATCGGCGTCCCGGGTGAGCTGTACGTGGGCGGTGACGGACTGGCGCAGGGCTACTGGGGCCAGGCGGGCCTCACCGCCGAGCGCTTCATCCCCAGCCCCTTCGACACCACGCCCGGCGCGCGCCTGTACCGCACCGGCGACATGGCGCGCTACGCGGCGGACGGCACCATCGGCTTCATCGGCCGCAATGACTCGCAGGTGAAGATCCGCGGCCACCGCATCGAGCTGGATGAAATCAAGGCGAAGCTGCTGGAGCACGCGTCGGTCCAGGCCATCGAGCTGCTCGTGCACGAGGAGGACGGCAACCGGCAGCTCGTCGCGTACCTCACGCTGACCTCCCCCGGAGCGGTGGGGGCGGAGGAGCTGCGACAGCACCTCAAGCAGCACCTGCCCCCGTACATGGTTCCTTCGGCCTTCATCCTCCTGGAGGCCTTCCCGCTCACGCCCAACGGCAAGGTGGACCGCAAGGCCCTGCCCACGCCCAAGGGGCTCCAGCGCGAACAGCAGGACGACTTCGTCGCCCCTCGCGACGACGTGGAGCGACAGCTCGCGGCCGTCTTCGAGGAGCTGCTCTCCATGCGCCCCATCGGCGTGCATGACAGCTTCTTCGACCTGGGCGGGCACTCCCTGCTGGCCGTGCGGTTGACGGTGCGGATCCGCGAGCAGTTGGGGCGCCCCCTGCCCCTGGCCACGCTCTTCCAGGGGCCCACCATCGAACAGCTCGCGCGGGCCCTCCAGGACGACGCCGCCGCGCGGCCCTGGTCTCCCCTGGTGCAACTGCAAGCGGGCGAAGGGCAGCCTCCGCTGTTCTGCGTGCCGGGCGCCGGAGGCAACACCCTCTATCTGCGCGACCTCGCGAAGCGGCTGGGCCCCACGCGGGCCGTGTATGGCCTCCAGGCCCGGGGACTGGATGGGCTCACCCCCGCGCATCAGTCCGTGGAGGAGATGGCGGAGTGCTACGTGGAGGCGCTGCGGCAGGTGCAGGCGCACGGACCCTACTTCCTGCTGGGCCACTCCTTCGGGAGCTGGATCGCCTTCGAGATGGCGCAGCGGCTGCGCAAGCAGGGGGAGGCCGTCGCCTTCCTGGGCATCCTCAACACCACCATCCCGCTGGAGCCGGCCGCGCACACGGAGGCCCCTGACTTCGACGACGCGGACTGGATGGCCTCCGTGGCCAGCACCGCAGGCCGCCTGTACGGCGCGGACCTGGCCCTCTCCGCCGAAGTGCTCCGCCCCCTCGCGCCCGAGGAGCGTCGCGCGGAGCTGACGCGGCGGCTGGTGGCGACGGGACTCCTGCCTCCCGGCACGAGCAGCCAGCACGTCCATGGCCTCATCGAGGTCTACAAGACCGCGTATCGGATCAACTACCTTCCCGGCGACACGGTGCCGGTGCCCATCACCCTCTTCCAGGCCCACGAGCGGCACGAGGATGACGGCATCGTCCCCGCCGACTTCGCGGGCGACGCGACCTGGGGCTGGCAGCGGTACGCGGACGGCGCCGTCCCCGTCGAACAGGTCCCGGGCGACCACATGACGATGATGGTCGCCCCCCACGTCGAACCGCTGGCGCGGAAGCTGCGCGAGTACCTGGACCGCTCACGGGGCGAGGTCACCAGATGA